A stretch of DNA from Candida dubliniensis CD36 chromosome 6, complete sequence:
ggttgcaTAATtgtgataaaaaaaattcatacGCAATAACGTtccatttctttcttcacAAACTCTCTAACTTGTGACCtttaaaacaaatcatGTATTAGTTTATTTACAGCTACATAGTTATTATAATTCTTAGAGAAACATAAAGAATGCCATATACTATTTGGTCAGCCACTTTCTGTTGATGGAACATGAACCACGTTTGGTTACAAAGCTGGagcgaaaaaaaaaaaaaatgaaatctCTACCTCTACCTGTACAATTTGCAACcgtgctttttttttttttttcattccaCCTTTTCCCATTCGGCCGAccaaattggaattgaGATTTAGGTCCACCccagaataaaaaaaagagcaactttctctctctctctctttcatgtgtattctttttttttttttttttccttgcATACACACACTGACATACCAGATACCGACCAACCAGAATAGAATTTTATATACAGCACTCTCCTGTTGAAGATTATACGATTTAAGAGTATTCATGCTAATATTAAAGAGATTGATAACTACTTCTTGCACTTTATTAGACACTTCTCCTAAAAACtattataaaataataaccCCAGCAACTTTTGAGACTAAAAAATGCGAATCATATAACGAAACCCACTCGTCAACCACTACGACTGAAATTACAACAACGGCAACAACAGTGGCAGGTACAGTTAATGAAGACTTGACAATAACACACAAAACtggaagaaaaattatatcCACTTATAAACGGTCGACTCATCCAACTTCGGTCCCATTATCGAAAATCTTCAGTAATAATTTCCCCTTGAGTATAAACGAATCATTTGAAGATTACAAGCATCGTAATAATCCGTTGAAATTTCAAcatgatttattatcaaccTTACCTTTTTATCCTTCACTTGGCCCACAACAAGAAACGGAAGGGAGATCGTCTGAAgtattaaaaattgaaatcgATGACGAAGGGAAttatattaatgaatttgtcATTTATCCTGAAAATTATCATCCACATATAGTACCTGATGAGGaatatcatcatttaataatgattcatGGATATGGAGCTGGGCTAGGatttttcttgaaaaattttgatgatatttcaaatttccCACCCAATGATAcccaaaacaacaacaacaccaataaatatattatccatgctattgatttattaggTTATGGATGTAGTTCTAGACCTAATTTTTATCCACAAAACTTGGATCAAGTGGAAAATTGGTTTCATGATTCATTTACAACTTGGCTCCACAAACGCAAAATCCCTAGCGATAGAACTATTGTTATGGCTCATTCCATGGGGGCATATCTTATGGCAACATTGGCGATTAATcgaaatttaaaattttgttcaaaattattaatggtATCTCCAGGAGCTGTAATCAAACATCAAAATCCAGTTCAAGTACCTCGATATTTTGTTAAATTATGGGAAAGAAATATTTCACCTTTTACTATTGTTCGGAAATTAGGTCCATTGGGTTCCAAAATCGTCAGCGGTTGGTCATCAAGACggtttgataaattgactagacaagaaaaaaaattactacATAAATATTCTTATGGAATTTTCCAAAGTAAAGGTTCTGGGGAATATatgttgaattatttgttaGCCCCTGGAGCCGATGCTCGGCATCCATTGGTTGATCGAGGTATAGATAAAATCACGTGTGATGTTTCTTGGTGGTATGGTAAAGAAGATTGGATGGATAAAAAAGGTGGACAAATTTGCAGtgatattattaacaaaaaGGGGCAATTCAAAAGTGATGTTAAAGTAATCGAAGATAGTGGCCATCATATTTATCTTGATAATATCAAAAGATTCAATTCTATGGTACTTGAAGAAATGAAACATTTAATCAACAAGTAAGAAAAGTTATATAATGTATACAGTAGGGTTTTTCCATCAGTCTAGATCTTATATTAAATcttatataaataaactaTTCATTTAACACatgtttttttcaacaaaaaaaaaaaacaacaacaacaacagatAATCAAATATACATTTCATCTACATATCTATGAGCTGCAAATACAATGCAATTTCTTAGAATGTTCAAAAGTATAAGTATGAATAGAATCATCCCCCGTATACATCATATAATTATGCAATATTGGATTGGAATCagtaatcaatttaaatgCTTCATTACAACAGCTTGCTGCAATTATAGCATTGGTCGACGCTATTGCAGGAATAACATTTTTCACTACCCCTAAAGTTAAATGTTTGGTGACTCcatcaatattaaattcatttgCTCTTTCCAATGCAGTTTGATATACCCATTCAATGTGTTCGGGATTATCTCCATCCAATTTTTTCCCAGCAAATTTGTTGTTCCATTCTATTTGAGTTGCCCATTCAATACAATGCTCTGGCAATCTTGGTGTATTTGCAATCGTACATACTGGATAGGTTACTTTTGGAGATAGTAAATCTAATGAACATTCAAAACATGAAGTGACAGTAGGAATAATAACTCTTGATTGACCTCGGAATCCTTCTGTACCACCATCAATCAATGGGATCATATACCCTTGTTGAACCAAAGAGATCAATGTCGCGTTGATCCATCTTCTGGCTTCAATTGAATCCAATCCACTTATAACAAGattaaattgttgatagaattcaattggtttattttgaattttggtGAAATAACTTTCGATTTTCAAAGACGGATCATCAATTCGATCTCTAACAAATTGAGCAGCTATTTCTGCTTTACTTTTCCCAATATCTTTCATACGGAATAAAAATTGTCGATTTAAATTAGATAATTCTATAGTATCCATGTCTATAATGTATAAATTCTTGAATCCCACCATGgctaaatttttcaatatttcaCATCCTAATCCTCCTGCTccaataattaatattttacTTTCCTGAAGTGCTTTAAATGAATCATCCAGGTTATATTCTTCAGGAAATTCATTATATGGACCAATATTGGATATTAAGGGCTCTATTGATGATATATCTCTAACGTTGTCAAAAACCATAATCTTATTGAATGTTGAACAAAcctggaaaaaaaaaaaaagctaaAAGTTAAAAGAGAGTATAAATTTTGGTTATATTGTGACTCTCAATGGTTTGGGTTGTAAgatgaaatattattttatataataacAAGAGTGgaacattttcaattcagtattataaatacattcttttttttttaggtgTTTGTCTTGTTTCGCCGCCCCTTCAATGTTCTTCCTCCATGTcgcctttttttttccttcgATTTAATTGCTACCCATTTGCATCTCTCATTTCTTTGTTACTTTATTAGCAAAAGATTCTACAAGACAGACGTAAGGAGAGGCTATAACTACCCCATCAGGAAAACGAATAATAAACCagttattaataatttatttgccgtttctttttcatttgacACTGctaaaaatatatttactATCTCTCTTGTTacaaataagaaaaaaaaaatttctaatAGTATTAGCTTAAACCAACCACCCCTTTCTTATTGGTCAACAGTTGTGGTTGCTGTTGTAGAACTATGTCCAACATTTGCAACACCATTTGTACCATTAACAGAAGTGGAAACAGCATGCGGTACACCTGGAGAAGGACTTTTACCTAGATTACCTCGTTTATTTGACCTTAGTTGAGGAGGCATTCCAATTCTCTTACCcatattgttgatattattattattatttgatgcTATCATGGGTTTATTAATTCTATTACTGGAAATGTTTACACCTAATGGCGACGGTGTCGTAGGGGCACCGTTTCTGACTTCACTTCGTTTAATTGGTGCAGATTTTGTGGGATCAACAGTTCTTCTCATATTGGGAGAGACAAATTTGGGATCAAATTGGACAATGCTTTTGGTCGCTGCTTCAACACTTGGCGATTGTTGTAATACCTCAGCTGACTTTGCATTTACAAAAGCATTCACAACCACAGGGGGATTTTGGTTAACTCGAACAGACTCGTTTTGGAGTTGTCGTTCagatttttcattatttgcTATAGCTACTTCCTtctcttgttgttttagTCCCTGATCCCGAATTTCCGGTGGATGGTAAGCACTTTGTGATTCTCCATCTAAAATATCATCACTAAACATAAATGAATCATCCAATTCCTCAACTTCTTTACTCGTAGGAACATAGCTGACAACTTTGCTTGGCAGTTTTGGGGTAACAAAAGCTGCAGCGTGATGAGAAAGGGGCGGAATTTGCCCTGTACTCGTATTACCTTGATTTGTTCCTAAATTGGCAATATCAGATCCATTGTTCTGGTAGTTCTGTGGCCCATTAGCTGTAGTTAATCCTTTAGAAACTACGGTTTGGtcattttgttgttgtccTGGATTTTCCAGCCGTAACACGTCTACCTGTTGCCTCTTTTGCTCTTCAAGTTTATTTTCgattattttcttcttcctttctCTTTCAACCAATAATGGATCGCGATAATAATTATCTGGATCAAATTCGACCGGAAATTccttcaacttcttcattTGAGCAGTCAAGGTGTTGTCGTATAAACAATTACCCAAAAGATTACCAAAACATCTAAGACAACGTTTCACTCCATCTGTGAGTGCTTCTTTCTTgcatttttcaaatgctGTAGCTTTGCTTTTACAATTGTTGACAAATCCATAACCTACATCTTCACGAAAAGTTCCATCCTTGAGTGTGAGACGGACAACCATAGATACCCCTAGCGAAAATTTACCAACATTACCATGTGTATCTAAAAAATCAACTTGACATGACATAATTTGTGAATTCCACCCATTAAACccaaatatttcattagCCAAATTGAGTGCTTTCCAACCTTCAATGTATGGAATTCTATGTCCACTTGGTCCTTCACGATAACTAACATACTCAGGACCCAATGATTTACTTAATTTCGTTTCAATTTCCTTATATTCTTGTTCCGTGTACTCTTTAGGAACAAAATCAGACAGTTTGGTTGGATTTGCATGTTGTTCAATTGCCGGATTAAAATAACTAGGTCGCGACTCCCCTGGTCTAAAAGGAAGTGTCTGTTGATTAGATTGAGGTTGTTTTGATTGTGGTTGTGGctgtggttgtggttgcgGAGGTGCAGGTGCAGGTCTAGAGTTCATATTGCAAAACTTTTAACTGTGTATGGGTGGAAGGGTTTGTGGATTATGaatatttgtatttattcataaaagaaaaagacgTGTTTGTAGGGATCTATggaacgaaaaaaaaaaaaaaaaaaaaacagagagagaaagaagaaaagaaacagaaCCGATTACGTAATATGCAATACCATCTGTGTGTGAGGCTACCATGGCTGTTAGTGGATTtctctcttcttcttgactgtatcttttttttttttttttttctgtctATAAACACGACAACCTCCAACCTAGAGTTTCGAAATATGAGATGGATAATGACAAGGAATTCAcagaaaatgataataagGTTCATATAAAACAACTGGATTTAAACTTTATTGTAATTATACAATTGTCACTGGAGGTTTTATCCGCCATGAAGTTATCTGAAGTAAAGATAAAATCACCTACTAAAAAGCAACAAATTTCCACTAAAAGAGAAGCACAAATCCTACAGTACAATGCCCAGCTTTTAGTAGAAGAAAGACAATCTCGTTATTCCAAAAGAACTGGGTTGACATTTGGCTCACCATCAGGATCtcccaaaaagaaaaaagtcAAATTTGTATGATATTAATTGGTAATTTCTCTAATTATATACATTTAATATACATGGTTATAACCAAAACAACTCTGGAGACGCTCTGCCTATACATCCAAGCTTGAAATCAAAGTAATATTATCACCCTTCAATAGTATTCGACCAAGTTCGGACTTTTTCCCATTTGATAATTCCACTGCATCGTCAATAACAATGTTCATAAACTCATCAAATCCTCTGATTTTGCCTTGAATCCTAGATTGTGTTTGTTCATATAACCATATAGTAACCActgattgttgttgtaaaaaCTTAAATATAAGATTGATGGGTGGTAGATTAGTTTGTTTAGTTTGTTTTGATGACATTATTGAATGATTAAAGGTTTGTTTAAGTTAATGGTTTAACTTACAATttaatttgtattttttttttttttctttcttttaccCGCTTCTCGCTCTCTCACAATTATAcggttttgttttgaaacACGCTTAAGAACTCTCTTCtgtttattttaatttctttaactTCCTTATTATATGTATCATTAATATCTCAATTACACTCAAATGTCCGTTGTGAATGACGATTTTAAACCATTACTCATAGAATGggttgaagaagaagccaTAAATGCTACGAGAAGAGGATCAAAAATGGTCGATCTATATaacaaaattttatttcaaCTACGACAATACCAACTTCCCATATgtgatttgaaaacattGAAACTGATCAAATACGTAGGTGATAAAACTGCAAATCAATTAAGAAAGAGGATTGCTAAACATTGTaaagaaaaggaattgACATTACCTCGAGGGTTTATGGATGTCGCAGAAAAGCATCGTTTAGACTTGGAAGAATCCAACCTTTCACTGTCAACTTCAACCACtaaaaatacaaacaaaCGAGCTAAAGCTTCTGGCAATagtaaatcaaaatatgtTCCCAAACATAGATCAGGAGGGTTTGCCATATTAATTGCATTGTATCTTTATGATAAAGACCGAAACGGAATGACCAAAGAACGAATAATTGCCGGAGCCACCCCGTATTGTGATCGTTCATTCAGTAACAATGCCGCTTCCAAGGAATTTTATTCTGCATGGAGCTCTACTAAAACATTAGAGAAccataatttgatttcaaccACTGGAAGATCCCccaaaatttattttttgacTGACGAAGGGGTATCGTTGGCACAACAATTGAAGACTGCTATTGGGCTATCATCCCCTGCTCAAGGTAATAATATGGATGATagaaatttgataatagaGCAGTCATTTGATAATGGAGTTCGACTTGATACAAGTtttgaattatcatcaccagCAGGGCGTGCAATGTTGAGTAGTTCGCCAATAAGGAGAATAAGCAATCCTGCTCACAGTAATAGAACCATTCAAAAGATATTAGAAAAGGAATTACGAAGTAGTGAACCCCTGCCATCCCTGCAACATGATGCTGGTAATAGAATTTATGATGGCATCAAGTATGAAGTCTGGAGAAAGGAAGATTATGAAGTAATAGTCTATATGGACAACCGGGAAATTAGATCACGAGCTGACAGAGACCATTTTCAAAACAGATTACAAACACTTGGAGTCAAATGTGAGGTCAAACCATTATCTTCGGGAGATGTATTATGGGTTGGTAGAAACACAAGCACAGGCACTGAAGCTGTATTGAATTATCTTTGTGAAAGGAAGAGACTTGACGATTTATATGATTCAATAAAAGATGGACGGTTCCAGGAGCAAAAGAATAGAATGAAGAAAACCGGTCTCAAGCATTGTTATTATCTTGTTGAAGATATGGTTAGTTATCAAGACAAAGTATCTAACTTGATGGATAGCATACAATCTTCCTTAACCCAAACAATGACCACAGCAAGATTATATTTGAGACGGTTtaaagatattgatgaaacaaCAGCATTTATTGCCTCTAACACTAAAGTAATTGAAACCTTTAAATCAGACTTGATTGTCATCAAGCCTCAAGATATCAAAAACCAACAAGATTATTTAGATATCCTTTTAAAATTTAGAAACaagtttgaaaaaacaCAACCCCACCAAGATAAACCAGACTATGAATGTgttcaattgttttcacGCTTTCAAGATATGTTGGGTAAAACAAACCAAATGACTGTAAAGGAAATGTTTatattgatgttgatgacaATTAGAGGAGTATCTTTAGAAAAGGCAGTGGTCATACAAAATCGATTCCCAACACCAAAGAGTTTACTTGAGTATTATCATACAGAGCATGCTACTACCGAAGCGAATGTTAAAAGAGACTTGATGATGAACGAGTTTAAAGATCaaattggtaataaaaaaattggtaaaGCTTTACTGGAAAAGATTTATAATGTTTGGGGCAAACCTTGAAGAAAGGAGTAGAATATTGGCTGCAAGAAGTTTAGGAAGTTAGAGTATTTGGTAGTGTATAAATATACAAATATTGTTAggagtattttttttgtttgtgaACTAGGTTGAAACGAATAaatcgaaaaaaaaaaaataaaaaaagaaaaaattttcttatAAGGAAAAAGGCCCTATAAGAATCGATTTCAACCACAGTAATATATCAACTTTAGTTACAGGATGGGCAGAAATGTGTTAAAATATGGAGGTAAATCAGGGATATTACCAAAAGTAAGACCAATTTTCAGAAAACCAATTCGTCCACCCACCGAATATGAACAAGCAAAAGAAGACAGTATAGAAACTGGGTATGCCGAGGGTATTCCTTTACCGAAGATTAACGGGAAAGAAGTTTCTCGTAAACAACCACCAAAGAAATATGTCACTGTTGAACAAagaataaatcaaattaagTTTCCAGAATTGACATTAAAACAAATGAACGAATTACCTGCAGAAGAAAGGGATGCTTATAAAAGACAATATTATCGTGCACAATTCTTAAAAGAAGCTTATTTACAAGAAGAGAAAAGATTAAATagaattgatgaattgaaagaaaaagtacatcaacaaaatttgGAACGTCAAGCACGTTTGCAACAAGAGGAAAAATTGGAAcatcaaaataaaaccaTCGAGGGATTACCTACGATGCAAGCATTATTAGATAAAGGTATGATGAGAAGACGAACTAAAGAGGAAATTGAGTTATTGAAAGAACAAAGAAATTTGAATAGAAAGCTTAAGGAGTTGCAAGACAAAGAAAACCAAGCACAAAAGGTATTGGAATTATACCATGCTGCTGCTAATTTCATCACTACTGAAGAACAGTTGGAAGAGGCCATTCATAGAGCATTTGAAGTGGATGTTGGTGTATTTGAAGGAAACCACACCACAATTGAAGCCAAGTTGGAAAATAGACTGTTGGGCTATTTGACTGCTGAAGCTAACGAACAAAAGATTAAAGATGCAGTATTGGGTGAAATTGATGGTAAACCAGGATTACAACAAgttaaagaattattgaGTGGGGAAAGAGAGAAGGTCAAAAGACAAGCTCAATTGAATCTTAAAAACAACTAAAAAGAGTAGCACACATAGAAAACTTACCAATTGTAAATAGTAAATAAAAGCAAGTTAATGTATTCTAGTTCCAGTTAGTCAGCTAACATTCTTGTAAGatcatttcatttttaatttctttttatagAGGGAGTTTATGTGTTAAAGCAGGATCACCAAATAGCAATACAAAGAGAAGAGAATGCTTGAGAATTCaaggagaagaaaaaaaaaaaaaaaaaaactgaaataaaataacaaatcTCAAAACTCATCGACGGTTTCTCTTCCCCCATTTGATTATTGCATATTCTATTTAACATGACatcatttgatattgaGTTCACGAAGGTGtataattatcaatcacTTTTCAACAAAGTTTTGAACAAGCGTTTGAAATATGTTCTTAATATCAATCTAATATTGTCTTTCATTCTAGCATTAATATATGAATTTATGCCCACGGCGAATTCAAACTCGGATACCAGTCATTCCATTTGGCAAAGCATTCCTGTATTAATATGCGTTAAAATTCCAATCATTTTTTGCACTTTAAGTATAATTCGTCAAGTCCgtaaacaatttttgataGTTGAATATTCTCATCATAAAACATTGGGAGCACAAATctattattcaattttatcattccaatttttgatcaattggttAGGGTATTTTGTATCTAGTTGGCTAATATTCGGTGTGGTGATATTTTCCACCctgaaattaaaattcaacttgtcagattattatatattatccAAAGAGTATCGTCAACATCCGATAATTAACGATCAATGGgtttattattggtataATCCtgttttcatttcatttttttatacttgcaatcaattgatctttCAAAGACAACGtttgaattttgaaattgggCATACTAGAAATAAACCTCAAAACTATTTGTTCAAGCATCTCCCTATTTTGTTGGGTAATTCTTTGGGATTGAATTTGTTTGTGATATCGTTAACTCCTATAACTTATTGGTTAGtcaaatattatatttataaaagtTTCATTTTGATCATATTGATTTTCAGATTGGATAGTAATATTATCCCTAAGAATAATACTAATTGGATAACATATTTACAGTTGAGctatttatcatttttcattatcttGAGTTGGGAAATTGTCAATCATGTTTTCAATGTATATTCGACTATTGGATGTCTTGATGGAAATAAACCAATTTCAAGCTACAGTGCCGATCCactcaattgtttattatcaGGGTTACGTGATGTGGACCCGAACTATCAATTGAGTAGGTTGGCAGCTTTCCAAGAATTGGCATATTTATCAACTAGTTCAGATAAAGAGGCCCTCAAATTGcgtttgaaaatttttagttttcGTTCCAAGAAACTGAATGCTTGGTCTTCATTATTGGAAGAGTGTGCATTAGTAATAAAGGAAACTACTGATAGAATCAATTATCGAAGTACTAGTGATTTGAATGCATTAAAGAGTTTAGAGATTACTGGACTTAAAggcaatatcaataattacaGTAATAACAAACAGAATTCAGATAGCTTATTTGGGAACTCGTTTATTAATACTAGTCCTATTGATAAAAAGTCGCTGgaattaatcaaaaaatatcaatctGATACATCTTCCACTACTGGGgctaaaaagaaatccaaTAAAGTGCAAGGATTCttttcatcaattcaaCTTTTTGTCTCACAActttttggaaatttacaaaaaacaattggCGACACCAATCAATTGCAAGAAAAATTTACTAAACTGTTTAATTTCAAAGACTATTTGCAGATTTATCAGAACTACAAGGATAAATTCTTACAAACCTATATTGGGGTATTCTTCAGAATCACAATAAAAAGAGACAACGAATCAAGGATAATCAACCCCATCAATTTCTGCAACTCGGTTATTGCTATATCAAACTTGTTACAATATTCAATCGAAGAGGACAAATATGTTATAATTAGTAATGATGACGTTTGTaaagttttaaatttaCTTGAAAAACCAATCAGAGCTACAACAAActatattgattatttaccAGCATCGGTTTATGTGCCGCAAAATTCTCAAACTAAAAAACATAGCTGTTTGATGGGGAAATTACACGATTTGTCTATGCATGAATTCTATGAAATCTGTATTCGCTTTAATGggaaattgaatgatttgatattaaCACCAAGAACTTATAAATTGGTGAAATGGGTGattgataaagaaattgcTATTCAGcaagaaattcaaaaacaaaaacaccaaaagataaatttaaaatgaaaaaaaaaaaaaaaaagcgaAACAAGACAGAAATTTGAAGCTTATTTAActcaaaaatcaaataaatatgtataataataattataaaatcaatatatgTGAAATCTATTTGAATTAACTATGGTTTCTTTTGCCATTACCGTTCCCGATACTATTTAGATTGCTTGTACTATTATTTTGACTCGATTGTCCCGTTGACGGTAAAGTATCTAATAATACCGGTTTCAATACCTCTTCATCAAATCTAGTAAACCACTTTGCATGTTCTTCAGCACTCAAAATTGCTCCCAACACCCCTCCCCTgtcattgttgttattactACTGATATTGCTATTACTATTGGATAACGATCCACTAAtgaaatcatcaacatcgCTCCCAACAATTTCGTCGTCATCGTCATCGT
This window harbors:
- a CDS encoding nuclear envelope protein, putative (Similar to S. cerevisiae NDC1;~In S. cerevisiae: nuclear envelope protein with multiple putative transmembrane domains, required for nuclear pore complex assembly and spindle pole body duplication; required for meiosis II), which produces MTSFDIEFTKVYNYQSLFNKVLNKRLKYVLNINLILSFILALIYEFMPTANSNSDTSHSIWQSIPVLICVKIPIIFCTLSIIRQVRKQFLIVEYSHHKTLGAQIYYSILSFQFLINWLGYFVSSWLIFGVVIFSTSKLKFNLSDYYILSKEYRQHPIINDQWVYYWYNPVFISFFYTCNQLIFQRQRLNFEIGHTRNKPQNYLFKHLPILLGNSLGLNLFVISLTPITYWLVKYYIYKSFILIILIFRLDSNIIPKNNTNWITYLQLSYLSFFIILSWEIVNHVFNVYSTIGCLDGNKPISSYSADPLNCLLSGLRDVDPNYQLSRLAAFQELAYLSTSSDKEALKLRLKIFSFRSKKSNAWSSLLEECALVIKETTDRINYRSTSDLNALKSLEITGLKGNINNYSNNKQNSDSLFGNSFINTSPIDKKSSELIKKYQSDTSSTTGAKKKSNKVQGFFSSIQLFVSQLFGNLQKTIGDTNQLQEKFTKSFNFKDYLQIYQNYKDKFLQTYIGVFFRITIKRDNESRIINPINFCNSVIAISNLLQYSIEEDKYVIISNDDVCKVLNLLEKPIRATTNYIDYLPASVYVPQNSQTKKHSCLMGKLHDLSMHEFYEICIRFNGKLNDLILTPRTYKLVKWVIDKEIAIQQEIQKQKHQKINLK